One genomic window of Nakamurella panacisegetis includes the following:
- a CDS encoding glutaredoxin family protein, which yields MKQVQLLTRPGCHLCDDARAAVAAATRAAGTTFSEVNVDDDRELRAEYGDMVPVVLLDGVQYGYFTIDAIELQAALTR from the coding sequence GTGAAGCAGGTTCAACTGTTGACCCGTCCGGGCTGCCACCTGTGTGACGACGCGCGCGCGGCCGTGGCTGCCGCGACCCGGGCTGCCGGCACCACCTTCAGCGAGGTGAACGTCGACGACGATCGGGAACTGCGCGCCGAATACGGCGACATGGTGCCGGTGGTGCTCCTGGACGGGGTCCAGTACGGCTACTTCACGATCGACGCGATCGAACTGCAGGCCGCGCTGACCCGCTGA